The Sardina pilchardus chromosome 19, fSarPil1.1, whole genome shotgun sequence genome window below encodes:
- the LOC134065646 gene encoding GTPase IMAP family member 4, whose product MDPIENVSTGDGVPNSGEDEQSTLAAVDEKHLSELRLVLLGWRWPGKSLTGNTILGHEEFRLERAAEFCVKREANVCGRQVIVVDTPGWFSTQTTPAVYQQEMVRGTTMCLPGPHAFLLVIPVGMFTEVDRTCIEENLALLGDHVWRHTLVVFTWAEVLRDKPIERYIRREGPDLQWVVDKCNKRYHVINNYIFGEHPQLPGLIKKIENMVAEEGGHYQPDTEEKLQQNQHQAKNENDYQNQNSSKDLGARPKRNCSFGSHRNMDVETAQSISSQLNE is encoded by the exons GTGATGGTGTTCCAAATTCAGGGGAAGACGAGCAATCCACACTAGCTGCTGTTGATGAGAAACATTTGTCCGAGCTCCGCTTGGTACTGCTAGGTTGGAGGTGGCCAGGCAAAAGCTTAACTGGTAATACAATCCTTGGTCATGAGGAGTTCCGCTTAGAACGTGCTGCTGAATTCTGTGTAAAACGTGAAGCAAATGTGTGCGGTCGTCAGGTCATAGTGGTGGATACCCCAGGATGGTTCTCCACCCAAACTACCCCTGCAGTATATCAGCAGGAAATGGTGCGAGGAACCACCATGTGTCTTCCAGGACCTCATGCTTTCTTGCTGGTCATTCCTGTGGGAATGTTTACAGAGGTTGATCGTACTTGTATCGAAGAGAATCTGGCTCTGCTTGGAGATCACGTGTGGAGGCACACATTGGTGGTTTTCACATGGGCTGAAGTCTTGCGGGACAAACCAATTGAGAGATACATAAGAAGGGAAGGCCCTGACCTCCAGTGGGTGGTGGATAAATGTAACAAGAGGTACCATGTCATCAATAACTATATTTTTGGGGAACACCCTCAACTTCCTGGTCTTATCAAGAAAATTGAGAATATGGTGGCTGAGGAAGGTGGACACTACCAACCAGACACTGAGGAAAAATTGCAGCAAAACCAACATCAAGCCAAAAACGAAAATGACTACCAAAACCAAAATTCTAGCAAAGATTTGGGTGCAAGACCAAAAAGGAACTGCTCGTTTGGGTCACATAGGAACATGGATGTAGAAACGGCACAGA GCATCTCCAGTCAGCTTAATGAGTGA